In Devosia beringensis, a single window of DNA contains:
- the pdxH gene encoding pyridoxamine 5'-phosphate oxidase, whose translation MTERLFDDGDRTALDPLALFEEWFALAGEAEPNDPHAMALASVDADGMPDVRMVLLNARDERGFTFFTNFESTKGTQLLAQPKAAMVMHWKSLRRQVRMRGPVEVVTEAEADAYFASRPKGSQIASSASRQSRVLDSKLTLLDAVSLLATEIDDGVVPRPPHWSGFRLVPTSIEFWKDGEFRLHDRVRFTRTGAGQAWTSARLYP comes from the coding sequence CTGACGGAACGCCTGTTCGACGATGGTGACCGCACCGCGCTCGACCCGCTGGCGCTGTTCGAGGAATGGTTCGCGCTGGCCGGGGAAGCCGAACCCAATGACCCGCACGCCATGGCCCTGGCCAGTGTCGATGCCGACGGCATGCCCGATGTCCGCATGGTGCTGCTCAATGCCCGCGACGAACGCGGCTTCACCTTTTTTACCAATTTCGAGAGCACCAAGGGCACCCAGCTGCTGGCCCAGCCCAAGGCGGCCATGGTGATGCACTGGAAGTCGTTGCGCCGCCAGGTGCGGATGCGCGGCCCCGTCGAGGTCGTGACCGAGGCAGAGGCCGATGCCTATTTTGCCAGCCGGCCCAAGGGCAGCCAGATCGCGTCGTCGGCCTCGCGGCAATCGCGGGTGCTCGACAGCAAGCTGACCCTGCTCGACGCCGTGTCGCTGCTGGCCACCGAGATCGATGACGGCGTGGTGCCGCGGCCGCCGCACTGGTCCGGCTTCCGCCTCGTGCCCACCAGCATCGAGTTCTGGAAGGATGGCGAATTCCGCCTGCATGACCGGGTGCGTTTCACCCGCACCGGCGCTGGCCAGGCCTGGACCAGCGCGCGGCTCTACCCCTAG
- a CDS encoding DnaJ C-terminal domain-containing protein, giving the protein MRDPYTVLGVPRSASEKDIKSAYRKLAKKYHPDQNPDDPASHGKFAEATNAYDLLNDTDKRAQFDRGEIDADGNPKFAGFPGGGQRGGRTAAGGFTAEDILKEFMSGFGGQPRGGPGPGAGRGPGAGGAQWDPFAGAAAGGPGAGRTMKGEDIVVNATVSLEEAHKAASIQVRMPSGKVLSVKLPDKVDEGQQIRLKGQGAAGMGEAGDALVTVRFGKSKQFRRDGADLRTDVPITLYEAVLGAKVRVPTLDGSVELNLPPGIDTGKALRLKGKGLYGDGDLYANLKVILPPGGDADLEALARFMRDQKPYKVRD; this is encoded by the coding sequence ATGCGCGATCCCTATACCGTGCTTGGGGTGCCCCGTTCAGCGAGCGAAAAGGACATCAAGTCCGCCTACCGCAAGCTGGCCAAGAAATATCACCCCGATCAAAACCCAGACGATCCTGCATCGCACGGCAAGTTTGCCGAGGCGACCAATGCCTATGATCTGCTCAATGACACCGACAAGCGCGCCCAGTTCGACCGCGGTGAAATCGACGCTGACGGCAACCCCAAATTTGCTGGCTTCCCGGGTGGCGGGCAGCGTGGCGGCCGCACGGCAGCAGGCGGTTTCACCGCCGAGGACATTCTCAAGGAGTTCATGAGCGGCTTTGGCGGCCAGCCGCGCGGCGGTCCCGGTCCCGGTGCCGGTCGCGGCCCGGGTGCCGGCGGAGCGCAGTGGGATCCGTTTGCCGGGGCAGCCGCGGGCGGGCCCGGCGCCGGACGCACGATGAAGGGCGAGGATATCGTGGTCAATGCCACGGTCAGTCTGGAAGAGGCGCACAAGGCGGCCTCCATCCAGGTGCGCATGCCCAGCGGCAAGGTGCTGTCGGTCAAGCTGCCGGACAAGGTCGATGAGGGTCAGCAGATCCGCCTCAAGGGCCAGGGCGCCGCAGGCATGGGCGAAGCGGGCGACGCGCTCGTCACCGTGCGCTTTGGCAAATCCAAGCAGTTCCGCCGCGACGGCGCCGACCTGCGCACCGATGTGCCGATCACGCTTTATGAAGCGGTTCTCGGCGCCAAGGTCCGCGTGCCGACGCTGGACGGCTCGGTGGAGCTCAACCTGCCGCCGGGAATCGATACCGGCAAGGCCCTGCGCCTCAAGGGCAAGGGCCTTTACGGCGATGGCGACCTCTATGCCAATCTCAAGGTCATCCTGCCGCCGGGCGGCGACGCCGACCTCGAAGCCCTGGCACGGTTCATGCGCGACCAGAAGCCCTACAAGGTGCGGGACTAA
- a CDS encoding FAD-binding oxidoreductase, whose amino-acid sequence MSLAAASIIDQLTTLLGANSVIGLPEQMGNYLREPRKRFHTGAAAVALPASVEQVQAIVRWANENAVGIIPQGGNTGLVGAQVPLRGDEVIVSLGKLDRIRAVDTAAGTMTAEAGVILENAHKAAEAENTIFPLWLASQGSARIGGLLSSNAGGVNVLAYGNARELTMGVEAVLADGRLYQGLNSLKKDNTGYDLRDLLVGAEGTLGIITAATLKIFPKPEDYETTLVNIAGPEAALPLFELLRARVGGRLNAFEIMPHLGLEMQLRQGMLDADPTASPSPWYALIEVSRMAGTAPGALQAAVEAAFDKGLIDNAVLAESLADRTRMWAFREQMSEVQSKEGASIKHDVSVPIAAVPELIAEGIAVAERLVPGIRPVPFGHMGDGNIHFNFSQPVGADPKAFMAENDEKLHEAIYAIVLRLGGSVSAEHGIGQLKVDLLRQVKDPVALDMMRAIKMALDPKGILNPGKMLG is encoded by the coding sequence ATGTCCCTTGCCGCCGCCAGCATTATCGACCAACTCACCACTCTGCTCGGCGCCAATAGCGTGATCGGCCTGCCCGAGCAGATGGGCAATTATCTCAGGGAGCCGCGCAAGCGCTTCCATACCGGCGCGGCCGCCGTGGCCCTGCCGGCTTCGGTCGAACAGGTGCAGGCGATTGTGCGCTGGGCCAATGAAAACGCCGTCGGCATCATCCCGCAGGGCGGCAATACGGGCCTGGTCGGTGCCCAGGTGCCGCTGCGCGGCGACGAGGTCATTGTCAGCCTGGGCAAGCTCGACCGCATCCGCGCCGTCGACACAGCCGCCGGCACGATGACGGCCGAGGCCGGGGTGATCCTCGAAAACGCCCACAAGGCGGCGGAAGCGGAAAATACCATCTTCCCGCTCTGGCTGGCCTCGCAGGGCTCGGCGCGCATTGGCGGGCTGCTGTCCTCCAATGCCGGCGGGGTCAATGTGCTGGCCTATGGCAATGCGCGCGAACTGACGATGGGGGTCGAGGCCGTGCTGGCCGATGGCCGGCTCTATCAGGGGCTCAATTCCCTCAAGAAAGACAATACCGGCTATGACCTGCGCGACCTGCTGGTCGGCGCCGAAGGCACGCTGGGCATCATCACCGCGGCGACGCTCAAGATCTTCCCCAAGCCGGAAGACTATGAGACCACGCTGGTCAACATTGCCGGGCCCGAGGCCGCGCTGCCGCTGTTCGAATTGCTGCGCGCCCGGGTTGGCGGGCGGCTCAATGCCTTCGAGATCATGCCGCATCTGGGGCTGGAAATGCAGCTGCGGCAGGGCATGCTCGACGCCGATCCCACCGCTTCGCCCTCCCCCTGGTACGCCTTGATCGAAGTCTCGCGCATGGCCGGCACGGCGCCGGGGGCGCTGCAGGCGGCCGTCGAGGCCGCCTTCGACAAGGGGCTGATCGACAATGCGGTACTTGCCGAATCGCTGGCCGACCGCACGCGGATGTGGGCCTTCCGCGAGCAGATGAGTGAGGTGCAATCGAAGGAAGGCGCCTCGATCAAGCATGACGTCTCTGTGCCGATTGCCGCGGTACCAGAGCTGATCGCCGAGGGCATTGCCGTGGCCGAGCGCCTGGTGCCCGGCATTCGCCCGGTGCCCTTTGGCCATATGGGCGATGGCAATATCCACTTCAATTTCAGCCAGCCGGTCGGCGCCGACCCCAAGGCCTTCATGGCCGAGAATGACGAGAAGCTGCATGAGGCAATCTATGCCATCGTGCTCAGGCTGGGCGGCTCGGTTTCGGCCGAACATGGTATCGGCCAGCTCAAGGTGGACCTGTTGCGGCAGGTGAAAGACCCGGTGGCGCTCGACATGATGCGGGCGATCAAGATGGCGCTCGATCCCAAGGGGATTCTCAATCCGGGAAAAATGCTCGGCTGA
- a CDS encoding histidine phosphatase family protein — MTSYQWPDFYFARHGETDWNREQRYQGSRDIPLNKTGQLQADANGLLLREMLERDGVDPASLRWFASPLSRASETMDRMRAAFDGTLPPVIHDKRLIEISFGNLEGRLHSEINREMALAPGERDASYWHFRPEGGENYQDVAERLLDFAQELTQHTVVVAHGGVLRVLRHLVEGTERGEVLNWPPPQGVIAHFVGNRMTLHSATRTWDAD; from the coding sequence ATGACGAGCTATCAGTGGCCGGACTTCTATTTTGCCCGGCATGGCGAAACCGACTGGAACCGCGAACAGCGCTACCAGGGCAGCCGGGATATTCCACTCAACAAGACCGGACAGCTGCAGGCCGACGCCAATGGCCTGCTGCTGCGCGAGATGCTCGAGCGCGACGGCGTCGATCCGGCTTCGCTGCGCTGGTTTGCCTCCCCGCTCAGCCGGGCGTCCGAAACCATGGACCGCATGCGCGCCGCCTTCGACGGGACGCTGCCGCCGGTCATCCATGACAAGCGGCTGATCGAGATTTCCTTCGGCAATCTCGAGGGTCGTCTGCACTCCGAAATCAACCGCGAAATGGCCCTGGCCCCGGGCGAACGCGACGCCAGCTACTGGCACTTCCGGCCGGAAGGCGGCGAGAACTATCAGGACGTGGCAGAGCGCCTGCTCGATTTTGCCCAGGAACTGACCCAGCACACCGTGGTGGTCGCCCATGGCGGCGTGCTGCGCGTGTTGCGCCATCTGGTGGAGGGCACCGAGCGCGGCGAAGTGCTCAACTGGCCGCCCCCGCAGGGCGTCATCGCCCATTTCGTCGGCAACCGCATGACGCTGCATTCGGCCACCAGGACCTGGGATGCCGACTGA
- a CDS encoding DUF898 family protein, which produces MAMQQGPGQPVPVRFRGRRGDLALLLLRGYLLLVPTIGLYRFWLLTWKRRFYWGHTDIDGDSLEYTGNAMQLLVGFLMALAVFLPLYGLLFYLSTLARDAAIIGYAGIALGLWFLSGYAIYRARDFRLSRTLWRGIRFDQTGNGWAYGLRRFGWSLLMLATLGLVYPLMATSLWRYRYDHTWYGDRRFGFAGRWQQLAAPFYVTYAAIVLIGGTGATLAISMGALPDGGPVEPLAFLPLAAAALIIGPLTLRYQARQLSLFYSSVRLGDAVLTVRLRGRALLWQYVLCGLALLVAFAALALGGVVVLGLVAREAFAGGGFDADIFFQQMQGSLLTLGAIITGYLLLLGAFTAITELFIGLGLWRLLASSASIAGVESLRTVRARAEDKALAGEGLADALNVGGY; this is translated from the coding sequence ATGGCCATGCAGCAGGGGCCCGGCCAGCCGGTGCCAGTGCGGTTCCGGGGCAGGCGAGGCGACCTGGCCCTCCTGCTGTTGCGCGGCTATCTGCTGCTGGTGCCCACCATCGGGCTTTATCGCTTCTGGCTGCTCACCTGGAAGCGGCGCTTCTATTGGGGCCATACCGATATCGACGGCGATAGCCTGGAATATACCGGCAATGCCATGCAGCTGCTGGTCGGCTTCCTCATGGCGCTGGCGGTCTTCCTGCCGCTCTATGGCCTGCTGTTCTATCTCTCCACCCTGGCGCGCGACGCAGCCATTATCGGCTATGCCGGCATTGCCCTGGGCCTGTGGTTTCTCTCCGGCTACGCCATCTACCGGGCCCGCGACTTCCGCCTGTCGCGCACGCTCTGGCGCGGCATCCGCTTCGACCAGACAGGCAATGGCTGGGCCTATGGGTTGCGCCGCTTCGGCTGGAGCCTGCTGATGCTGGCCACTCTGGGCCTGGTCTATCCGCTGATGGCCACCAGCCTATGGCGCTATCGCTATGACCATACCTGGTATGGCGATCGCCGCTTCGGCTTTGCCGGTCGCTGGCAGCAGCTCGCGGCACCGTTCTACGTCACCTATGCCGCCATCGTCCTGATCGGCGGCACCGGCGCGACCCTGGCCATCAGCATGGGCGCGCTGCCCGATGGCGGGCCGGTTGAGCCACTGGCTTTTCTACCGCTGGCCGCCGCCGCCCTGATCATCGGGCCGCTGACGCTGCGCTACCAGGCGCGCCAGCTCAGTCTGTTTTATTCTTCCGTCCGGCTGGGCGATGCGGTGCTGACTGTGCGGCTGCGCGGACGCGCGCTCCTCTGGCAATATGTGCTGTGCGGCCTGGCCCTGCTCGTCGCCTTTGCTGCCCTGGCCCTGGGCGGGGTGGTCGTGCTCGGCCTCGTCGCGCGCGAGGCCTTTGCCGGTGGCGGCTTTGACGCCGATATCTTCTTCCAGCAGATGCAGGGGAGCCTGCTTACCCTGGGCGCCATCATCACCGGCTACCTGCTGCTCTTGGGCGCCTTTACTGCGATCACCGAGCTGTTCATCGGCCTGGGCCTGTGGCGGCTGCTGGCCAGCAGCGCCAGTATTGCCGGGGTCGAGAGCCTCCGCACCGTACGTGCCCGCGCCGAGGACAAGGCCCTGGCCGGCGAGGGCCTGGCCGATGCGCTCAATGTGGGGGGCTACTGA
- a CDS encoding M48 family metallopeptidase: MPVLARYYDGKVAAVRPVHLHYLAEYESGALLINDAIDGSEVARWAASDLYQRHGSDDRLRLAATGQPDGAQVVVEGTNTIARIRATLPALQSRQRREAGRQMRLAVMATLALAAVILAYLFGVPLLASRIVALVPPAWEQRLGATLAEQMESSLGGLELCDPDPDSLANRALARFGQAALAGSDTPFTLTINIARSDVPNAFALPGGQVYFLSALLDQARTEDEFAGVLAHEIGHVAHRHGMEQLLSSAGTGALIGFILGDMTGISVAAGLGATIIDTRFSRQAERQADVFAAQVAQRLDFEPAGLADLLDRVGRDDDFARALALLSSHPLTADRKAALNQLSLGRPAGLARPFSLAEWLAIKTMCGGDLERRSTPIDVGKTLMK; this comes from the coding sequence ATGCCCGTGCTGGCGCGCTATTACGACGGCAAGGTCGCCGCGGTGCGCCCGGTGCATCTGCATTATCTGGCCGAATATGAATCCGGCGCGCTGCTGATCAATGATGCCATCGATGGTAGCGAGGTCGCCCGCTGGGCCGCCAGCGACCTCTATCAGCGCCATGGCAGCGACGACCGGCTGCGCCTTGCCGCCACCGGCCAGCCCGATGGCGCCCAGGTGGTGGTCGAGGGCACCAACACCATTGCCCGCATCCGCGCCACCCTGCCGGCGCTGCAGTCCCGGCAGCGGCGCGAGGCCGGGCGCCAGATGCGCCTGGCGGTCATGGCCACGCTGGCGCTGGCGGCGGTGATCCTGGCCTATCTGTTCGGCGTGCCGCTGCTGGCCAGCCGCATCGTGGCTCTGGTGCCGCCCGCCTGGGAGCAGCGTCTGGGCGCCACGCTTGCCGAGCAGATGGAGTCCAGCCTGGGCGGGCTCGAACTCTGCGACCCCGATCCCGACAGTCTCGCCAACCGCGCTTTGGCCCGCTTTGGTCAGGCGGCGCTGGCGGGCAGCGACACGCCCTTCACGCTGACCATCAATATCGCTCGCTCCGATGTTCCCAATGCCTTCGCCTTGCCGGGCGGGCAGGTCTATTTCCTCTCGGCGCTGCTCGATCAGGCCCGGACCGAGGACGAGTTCGCCGGCGTGCTGGCCCATGAGATCGGCCACGTCGCCCATCGCCACGGCATGGAGCAGCTGCTCTCCTCGGCCGGCACCGGCGCGCTGATCGGCTTCATCCTGGGCGACATGACCGGGATTTCCGTGGCGGCGGGCCTGGGCGCCACCATCATCGATACCCGCTTTTCCCGGCAGGCCGAACGTCAGGCCGACGTCTTCGCCGCCCAGGTGGCCCAGCGCCTCGATTTCGAGCCGGCGGGCCTGGCCGATCTGCTCGACCGCGTTGGCCGCGACGATGATTTCGCCCGCGCCCTGGCCCTGCTCAGCAGCCATCCGCTGACCGCTGACCGCAAGGCGGCGCTGAACCAGCTGAGCCTCGGACGGCCCGCCGGGCTTGCGCGTCCCTTCAGCCTGGCCGAGTGGCTCGCCATCAAGACCATGTGCGGCGGCGACCTCGAGCGGCGCAGCACCCCCATCGATGTGGGTAAA
- a CDS encoding histone deacetylase family protein, which produces MTTLLLSQPNFADHVTPQGHPERADRIAAVEEALLRSRFDKLIRREAPSGDLTLAELVHDGRYLARLRDARPAEGIGQLDPDTFISANSLAVAATGLGGALDALDAVLLGEVDNAFCAIRPPGHHAEIATPMGFCLINTVAITAREAQRKYGAERIAVVDFDVHHGNGTQDIFKADPSVFYASSHQMPLFPGTGKPSETGVGNILNVPLDENSDGAAMRDAYLTRIIPALIDFSPDLILLSSGFDAHARDPLAQLNWSSADYGWLTGKLMDVADRMCGNRIVSLLEGGYDLKGLAGGVSHHVAMLMDGAIGRLDE; this is translated from the coding sequence GTGACCACGCTGCTCCTCAGCCAGCCCAACTTTGCCGACCACGTGACGCCGCAGGGTCATCCCGAGCGCGCAGACCGCATTGCCGCCGTCGAGGAGGCGCTGCTGCGGAGCCGCTTTGACAAGCTGATCCGGCGCGAGGCGCCGAGCGGCGACCTCACGCTGGCCGAGCTGGTGCATGACGGCCGCTATCTCGCCAGGCTGCGCGACGCGCGGCCGGCCGAGGGCATCGGCCAGCTCGACCCGGATACCTTCATTTCAGCCAATTCGCTGGCCGTGGCCGCCACCGGCCTCGGCGGCGCCCTCGACGCGCTCGACGCGGTGCTGCTGGGCGAAGTCGACAATGCCTTCTGCGCCATTCGGCCGCCCGGCCACCATGCCGAGATCGCCACGCCAATGGGTTTCTGCCTGATCAATACGGTGGCGATCACGGCGCGCGAGGCGCAGCGCAAATATGGCGCCGAGCGCATCGCCGTCGTCGATTTCGACGTGCATCACGGCAATGGTACGCAGGATATCTTCAAGGCCGATCCGAGCGTTTTCTATGCCTCGAGCCACCAGATGCCGCTGTTTCCGGGCACCGGAAAGCCCAGCGAAACCGGCGTTGGCAATATATTGAACGTGCCGCTGGACGAGAACAGTGATGGCGCAGCGATGCGCGACGCCTATCTCACCCGCATCATTCCTGCGCTGATCGATTTCTCCCCGGACCTGATCCTGCTGTCGTCCGGCTTTGATGCCCATGCGCGCGATCCGCTGGCCCAGCTCAACTGGAGTTCGGCCGATTATGGCTGGCTCACGGGCAAGTTGATGGACGTGGCCGACCGCATGTGCGGCAATCGCATTGTCTCGCTGCTCGAAGGTGGCTATGACCTCAAGGGACTGGCCGGCGGGGTTTCCCACCATGTGGCCATGCTGATGGACGGCGCCATCGGGCGCCTCGATGAATAG
- a CDS encoding L-threonylcarbamoyladenylate synthase has translation MTADPKSVEDAAVLLRAGQLCAFPTETVYGLGADATNADAVLSIYETKGRPRFNPLIIHCADLAMAETLAEFSPLARLLATLWPGPLTLVLPARPGNGLVDVATAGLDSVGIRIPDHPLALALLAKVGRPLAAPSANPSGKLSPTTAEQVRLGFAGAVPVLDGGPCQAGVESTIIRVEGDRLVQLRAGALARSEIERRLGVTVELAEQGEAITAPGMLASHYAPRALLRLNAEPRAGEAFLAFGPAPAFAGPMHNLSPSGDLHEAARNLFSMLHALDALGKAMIAVAPIPDTGLGEAINDRLQRAAAPRG, from the coding sequence ATGACAGCGGACCCAAAATCGGTCGAAGACGCCGCGGTGCTGCTGCGGGCGGGCCAACTTTGCGCCTTTCCCACCGAAACCGTCTACGGCCTGGGCGCCGATGCGACCAATGCCGACGCCGTGCTCTCCATCTATGAGACCAAGGGCCGGCCGCGCTTCAACCCTCTGATCATCCATTGCGCCGACCTTGCCATGGCCGAGACCCTGGCCGAATTTTCGCCGCTGGCGCGCCTTCTGGCCACGCTCTGGCCCGGGCCGCTGACGCTGGTGCTGCCGGCCCGCCCCGGCAATGGCCTCGTCGACGTGGCCACGGCCGGGCTCGACAGCGTCGGCATCCGTATTCCCGACCATCCCCTGGCGCTGGCTTTGCTCGCCAAGGTCGGCCGACCGCTGGCCGCGCCGTCGGCCAATCCTTCCGGCAAGCTCTCGCCCACCACGGCCGAGCAGGTCCGCCTGGGCTTTGCCGGCGCGGTGCCCGTGCTCGACGGCGGCCCCTGCCAGGCCGGCGTCGAATCCACAATCATAAGGGTCGAGGGCGATCGGCTGGTGCAGCTGCGGGCCGGCGCCCTGGCGCGCAGCGAGATCGAGCGGCGCCTGGGCGTGACGGTTGAACTGGCCGAGCAAGGCGAGGCGATCACGGCGCCCGGCATGCTGGCCAGCCACTATGCGCCCAGGGCGCTGCTGCGGCTAAATGCCGAGCCGCGCGCCGGCGAGGCTTTTCTGGCCTTTGGGCCCGCACCGGCCTTTGCCGGGCCGATGCATAACCTGTCGCCGAGCGGCGACCTGCACGAGGCGGCACGCAACCTGTTCTCCATGCTGCACGCACTCGATGCACTGGGCAAAGCCATGATCGCGGTGGCGCCGATACCCGATACGGGCTTGGGCGAAGCCATCAACGACCGGCTGCAGCGTGCGGCAGCGCCAAGGGGGTAG
- the aroC gene encoding chorismate synthase, which yields MSFNTFGHLFRFTTWGESHGPALGVVVDGCPPGLTLTPEIIQRDLDRRKPGQSKYTTQRREADEVKILSGVFEDERTDGPRTTGTPISLLIDNTDQRSKDYSEIRDKYRPGHADYTYDQKYGIRDYRGGGRTSARETAARVAAGAIARQVLTGITIRASLVQVGPHKIDYANFDWDQVDQNPFFCADATAAALWADYLDGIRKEGNSVGAVIEVVAENVPAGWGAPIYGKLSADLASAMMSINAVKAVEIGAGFDSASLTGVDNADQMRAGAEKPYFLSNQAGGILGGISNGDPIVCRFAVKPTSSILTPRQTVTTANQDTDIITKGRHDPCVGIRAVPVGEAMMALVLADHFLRHRGQTGRDGAVGFERN from the coding sequence ATGTCATTCAATACCTTTGGCCATCTGTTCCGCTTCACCACCTGGGGCGAAAGCCATGGGCCGGCGCTCGGCGTGGTGGTGGACGGCTGCCCGCCGGGCCTGACCCTGACTCCGGAAATCATCCAGCGCGACCTCGATCGCCGCAAGCCGGGCCAGTCAAAATATACCACGCAGCGCCGCGAGGCCGACGAGGTCAAGATCCTCTCCGGCGTCTTCGAAGACGAGCGTACTGACGGGCCGCGTACCACCGGCACGCCGATATCCCTGCTGATCGACAATACCGACCAGCGCTCCAAGGATTATTCGGAGATCCGCGACAAATATCGTCCCGGCCACGCCGATTATACCTATGACCAGAAATATGGCATTCGTGACTATCGCGGTGGTGGCCGCACCTCGGCGCGCGAAACCGCCGCCCGCGTCGCCGCCGGGGCCATTGCTCGCCAGGTGCTGACCGGCATCACCATCCGCGCCAGCCTGGTGCAGGTCGGGCCGCACAAGATCGACTACGCCAATTTCGACTGGGACCAGGTCGACCAGAACCCCTTCTTCTGTGCCGACGCCACGGCGGCGGCGCTCTGGGCCGATTACCTCGACGGCATCCGCAAGGAGGGCAATTCGGTAGGCGCGGTGATCGAGGTTGTCGCTGAAAATGTTCCGGCCGGCTGGGGCGCGCCGATCTATGGCAAGCTCAGCGCTGACCTGGCCTCGGCCATGATGAGCATCAATGCGGTCAAGGCGGTGGAAATCGGCGCCGGTTTCGATTCCGCCAGCCTCACCGGCGTCGACAATGCCGACCAGATGCGGGCCGGGGCGGAAAAACCCTATTTCCTCTCCAATCAGGCCGGCGGCATTCTGGGCGGCATTTCCAATGGCGATCCGATCGTCTGCCGCTTTGCCGTCAAGCCGACTTCCTCGATCCTGACGCCGCGCCAGACGGTGACCACGGCCAACCAGGACACCGACATCATCACCAAGGGCCGCCACGATCCCTGCGTGGGCATTCGCGCCGTGCCGGTGGGCGAGGCCATGATGGCCCTGGTCCTGGCCGACCACTTTCTGCGCCACCGCGGTCAGACCGGCCGCGACGGCGCGGTGGGCTTCGAGCGGAACTAG
- a CDS encoding SCO family protein, which translates to MTTPKSLRTFRIILWTLVGLVALGATALFVFQPPARPLGITGQEFALNSTRGGAFTQDDLVGTPSLIFFGYTFCPDVCPTTLAETTAIRAKLGLTPEQLRIIFVSVDPERDTLEMVKGYVEGFDPSIIGLVASSLEETENAKTAFGVFSEKTGEPGDPYYLVNHTALTFLIKADGTFQGTIAYEEDQDTAAAKVKRLVEG; encoded by the coding sequence ATGACGACTCCCAAATCCCTGCGCACGTTCCGCATCATCCTGTGGACCCTGGTCGGCCTTGTCGCCCTGGGCGCCACGGCGCTGTTCGTATTCCAGCCCCCTGCCCGGCCGCTGGGCATTACGGGCCAGGAATTCGCGCTGAACTCGACGCGGGGTGGTGCCTTTACCCAGGACGACCTGGTGGGCACGCCGAGCCTGATCTTTTTCGGCTATACCTTCTGCCCCGATGTCTGCCCCACAACGTTGGCGGAAACCACGGCCATCCGGGCCAAGCTCGGCCTGACGCCCGAACAGCTGCGCATCATCTTCGTTTCGGTCGACCCCGAGCGCGACACGCTCGAGATGGTCAAGGGCTATGTCGAGGGCTTTGACCCAAGCATTATCGGCCTCGTCGCCAGCAGTCTCGAAGAGACCGAAAATGCCAAGACGGCCTTTGGCGTGTTCTCGGAAAAGACCGGCGAACCCGGCGATCCCTACTATCTGGTCAACCACACCGCGCTGACCTTCCTGATCAAGGCCGACGGCACGTTTCAGGGCACAATCGCCTATGAGGAAGACCAGGATACCGCGGCCGCCAAGGTCAAGCGGCTGGTGGAGGGATGA
- a CDS encoding TlyA family RNA methyltransferase, whose protein sequence is MSERIRLDLAMEQRGLVPSRARARDAILRGTVTLNGVTAVKQNQMVGKDDVVALSDPAANYVSRAALKLVAGLDAGGIDPRDKACVDIGASTGGFTQVLMERGARRIYAVDVGHGQLHERLKGSDRVVSMEGVNAKDLTAEMIAEPIELLVSDVSFVSVTKVLAGPLALCAAGADAVILFKPQFEVGRKNVGKGGIVRSEEAIATALTEMIAFMAEQGFAHRQSIPSPITGGDGNTETVAIFRKNAVLV, encoded by the coding sequence ATGAGCGAGCGCATCCGCCTCGACCTGGCCATGGAACAGCGGGGCCTCGTGCCCAGCCGCGCCCGCGCCCGTGACGCCATCCTGCGCGGCACGGTAACGCTCAATGGCGTCACCGCCGTCAAGCAGAACCAGATGGTGGGCAAGGACGATGTGGTCGCGCTCAGCGATCCGGCGGCCAACTATGTCTCGCGCGCCGCGCTCAAGCTGGTGGCGGGGCTTGATGCCGGCGGCATCGATCCCCGGGACAAGGCCTGCGTGGATATCGGCGCCTCGACCGGCGGCTTTACCCAGGTGCTGATGGAGCGTGGCGCCCGGCGCATCTATGCCGTCGACGTGGGCCATGGGCAGTTGCACGAGCGGCTCAAGGGCAGCGATCGCGTGGTCAGCATGGAAGGCGTCAATGCCAAGGACCTGACCGCAGAGATGATCGCCGAACCGATCGAGCTGCTGGTGTCCGATGTGAGCTTTGTCTCGGTCACCAAGGTGCTGGCCGGCCCGCTGGCGCTGTGCGCCGCCGGCGCCGATGCGGTGATCCTGTTCAAGCCGCAGTTCGAAGTCGGTCGCAAGAATGTCGGCAAGGGCGGCATTGTGCGCAGCGAAGAGGCCATCGCCACCGCACTGACCGAAATGATCGCCTTCATGGCCGAGCAGGGCTTTGCGCACCGCCAGTCCATCCCCTCGCCGATCACCGGCGGCGACGGCAATACGGAAACTGTCGCAATTTTCAGGAAGAATGCCGTCCTCGTCTGA
- a CDS encoding exodeoxyribonuclease VII small subunit, producing MADNDDVKTLSFEAALAQLEEIVGKLESGRAPLAESIAIYERGEALKAHCEALLKAAEARIEKITLSRDGVATGTEPLDA from the coding sequence ATGGCCGACAATGACGATGTGAAGACGCTCAGCTTCGAGGCCGCCCTGGCGCAGCTGGAAGAAATCGTCGGCAAGCTGGAATCCGGCCGCGCCCCGCTGGCCGAGTCGATCGCCATCTATGAGCGCGGCGAGGCCCTCAAGGCCCATTGCGAGGCCCTGCTCAAGGCCGCCGAGGCCCGCATCGAAAAGATCACGCTGTCGCGCGACGGGGTTGCCACTGGCACCGAGCCGCTCGACGCCTAG